A window from Bacillota bacterium encodes these proteins:
- a CDS encoding sigma 54-interacting transcriptional regulator, translated as MQRDGRGDGRAGFAAIASRNPAMERVCEMARRVAAGDSTVLIQGESGTGKELLARAIHQASRRAEGPFVPVNCGAIPEGLLESELFGYERGAFTGADPRGKPGKFELADGGTLFLDEVGDLALPLQVKLLRALQEREVERLGGRACLRVDVRLVAASNRPLERLVEEGKFRRDLYYRLQVIPIQIPPLRERREDIPPLAEHFLGRLTGAVPRCPEGFTPAAMRLLVGYSWPGNVRELQNAVEFAANMCQAELIEPEHLPPYVRGSPAVPAGTWGLDLRSLEKRAILEALERYGTGLQGKRLAARALGISVATLYRKVERYSLEGYPVRHAR; from the coding sequence ATGCAACGGGATGGCCGGGGTGATGGCCGGGCAGGTTTCGCGGCCATAGCGAGCCGGAACCCGGCCATGGAGCGGGTGTGCGAGATGGCCCGGCGGGTAGCGGCGGGAGATTCGACGGTCCTCATCCAGGGGGAAAGTGGCACCGGCAAGGAACTGCTCGCCCGTGCCATCCATCAGGCGAGCCGTCGGGCAGAGGGGCCTTTCGTGCCCGTGAACTGCGGAGCCATTCCCGAAGGGCTGCTGGAGAGTGAGCTTTTCGGCTACGAGCGGGGTGCCTTCACCGGGGCCGATCCCCGGGGGAAGCCGGGCAAGTTCGAGCTGGCAGACGGGGGTACCCTGTTCCTGGACGAGGTGGGGGACCTGGCTCTGCCCCTGCAGGTGAAGCTGTTGCGGGCGCTGCAGGAAAGGGAGGTCGAGCGGCTGGGGGGGAGGGCGTGCCTGCGGGTGGACGTGCGGCTGGTCGCGGCCAGCAACCGCCCCCTGGAGCGCCTGGTCGAGGAGGGGAAGTTCCGGCGGGACCTGTACTACCGCCTGCAGGTGATTCCGATCCAGATTCCGCCTTTGCGGGAGCGGCGGGAGGACATCCCGCCGCTCGCTGAGCACTTCCTGGGCCGGCTGACGGGCGCCGTTCCCCGTTGCCCGGAAGGTTTCACTCCCGCTGCCATGCGCCTGCTGGTGGGTTACTCCTGGCCGGGCAACGTGCGCGAGCTGCAGAATGCGGTGGAGTTTGCCGCCAACATGTGCCAGGCCGAACTCATCGAGCCCGAGCATTTACCCCCGTACGTGAGGGGTTCGCCCGCAGTTCCCGCGGGGACGTGGGGCCTCGACCTGCGCAGCCTGGAGAAGCGCGCCATCCTGGAGGCCCTGGAGCGGTACGGCACCGGCCTGCAGGGCAAGAGACTGGCGGCACGGGCCCTGGGCATCAGCGTCGCCACCCTCTATCGCAAGGTGGAACGTTACTCCCTCGAGGGATACCCCGTGCGCCACGCGCGCTAG